From a region of the Dunckerocampus dactyliophorus isolate RoL2022-P2 chromosome 20, RoL_Ddac_1.1, whole genome shotgun sequence genome:
- the fbxl2 gene encoding F-box/LRR-repeat protein 2 isoform X3, whose translation MNGITKGRFEVFSNSDEAPINKKLPKELLLRIFSYLDVVTLCRCAQVSKAWNVLALDGSNWQKIDLFNFQTDIEGRVVENISKRCGGFLRQLSLRGCLSVGDASMKTFAQNCRNIEVLNLNGCTKITDSTCLSLSKFCSKLKHLDLTSCVSISNHSLKALSDGCRMLEMLNLSWCDQITRDGIDALARGCTGLRALFLRGCTQLDDGALKHLQKHCQELTTLNMQSCMQITDDGLVSLCRGCHKLQILCVSGCSNITDASLTALGLNCPRLKILEAARCSHVTDAGFTVLARNCHELEKMDLEECILVTDNTLVQLSIHCPRLQALSLSHCELITDDGIRALSSSACGQERLTVVELDNCPLITDVTLEHLKSCHRLERIELYDCQQVTRAGIKRIRAHLPEIKVHAYFAPVTPPPSVHGGGQRLCRCCIIL comes from the exons AATATTCTCCTATCTGGATGTGGTTACACTCTGTAGGTGTGCCCAAGTATCCAAG GCATGGAACGTTCTGGCCCTGGATGGCAGCAACTGGCAGAAGATCGACCTTTTCAACTTCCAAACGGACATCGAG GGCCGCGTGGTGGAGAACATTTCCAAGCGTTGCGGAGGCTTCCTGAGACAGCTGAGCCTCAGAGGCTGCCTCAGCGTGGGGGACGCCTCCATGAA GACTTTTGCACAGAACTGTCGAAACATCGAAGTGCTGAACCTGAACGGCTGCACCAAGATCACAGACAGCACCTGCCTCAGCCTCAGCAAGTTTTGCTCCAAGCTCAAGCACCTCGATCTCACCTCCTGCGTGTCCATCAGCAACCATTCCCTCAAGGCCCTCAG TGACGGCTGCAGAATGCTGGAGATGTTGAATCTGTCCTGGTGTGACCAGATCACACGCGACGGCATCGACGCTCTGGCTCGAGGCTGCACGGGTTTACGAGCGCTGTTCCTCAGAGGCTGCACGCAG CTGGACGACGGCGCCTTGAAGCACCTTCAGAAGCACTGCCAAGAGCTCACCACCTTAAATATGCAGTCTTGCAtg CAAATAACAGACGACGGCCTGGTGAGTCTGTGCCGAGGATGCCACAAGCTACAGATCCTGTGTGTGTCTGGCTGCAGCAACATCACTGACGCCTCCCTCACTGCACTGGGACTCAACTGTCCCCGACTCAA GATCCTTGAAGCTGCTCGATGCTCCCATGTCACAGACGCTGGGTTCACCGTGCTGGCCAGG AACTGCCACGAGCTTGAAAAAATGGACTTAGAAGAATGTATTTTG GTGACAGACAACACCCTGGttcaactatccatccattgcCCCCGCCTGCAAGCATTG TCCCTGTCTCACTGCGAGCTGATCACGGATGACGGCATCCGGGCACTGAGCAGCAGCGCCTGTGGCCAGGAGCGCCTCACGGTGGTGGAGCTGGACAACTGCCCCCTTATCACCGACGTGACCCTGGAACACTTGAAGAGCTGCCACCGGCTGGAGCGCATCGAGCTCTACGACTGCCAGCAGGTCACCCGGGCCGGCATCAAGCGGATCCGG GCCCATCTTCCAGAGATCAAGGTCCATGCCTACTTTGCCCCGGTCACGCCCCCTCCCTCTGTGCACGGAGGCGGGCAGCGTCTGTGCCGCTGCTGCATCATCCTCTGA